GGAATATACCTTTTTATGGGCGGCAAGAAACTGGATTATCCTGTTATTAAAAAGATAGGGCCGGTTACACAGAAGTTTAATCTCGGAGGTCAGTATTTCGAGGAATCTGAAGGAAGAGTGAGAAAATGAAGTCACACGTGCTCCTTTAGGTATAATCCTTATTTTCCTTGTTGGCGTAATCGGCGGTTTCTTCGGTATGGGCGGCGGCTGGGCCATTACCCCTGTTTTAAACATGGGCATGGGCATACCGCTTAAAGTTGCTGCTGCAAACTCCGGAATTATTTTAGGAGTTGGAAGCTGCGTTTCCGTATGGCCGTATATCTTTACAGGCGGTATTATAGCGCTGTTTGTATTACCATGGCTTTCAGGCCAGGTCGTCGGCGGATTCGTAGGTTCATATATTTTAGCCAAAGCTAAAGTAAGCATTGTACGCGTTATCCTAATTGGCATAATGGCATACACAAGTTTTGGCCTCGTAACAAAAGGGCTTGAGATGATGGGAGCTATTGGTAGTATACCTTCTATCGTACAGGTTATATTATTTGTTGCGATTATAGCCACGGTACTTACAATTTCAGTATTTATGAATAAAGCTGGGAAGAAGGAGGAAAAAGAAAATGGCTGAAAAAAAAGACGTTAAAAGCACAGATGATATTGAGCTTCTGAAAGTTCCAACAAGTAATATAGCGTATGCTAATGTAATACACTGGGGCACGATATTCTTTACAGTATTGGCATTATTTGTGCCGCTGTTTATGCTGATAGATCAGTCCAGTAATCTTTTAAATCCAAGCTTAGTATATAGTGCTATATTTAACGGACAATCAACGAGCGAGATATGGCAATTGAGCACAACAGGCTCTTTCCCCGGAGCGCATTTTTACTTAAATTACATCGGCCTTGCAGAATCCTGGGGGCAGATAGCGATTTGCGGAGGCTGTGCTATTGGCCTATTTGCTCTTGCTCCTACGATATTGATACAGGTATTTAAGGAAAGGAGCTATGTTCAGGCTTTCTTAGGGCTTATATTCTTTGCATTGATATTATTCTCTGCAATAGGGGTTTTAAGCATAGATGCCGGCTGATATTTAAAAAAGCTAAAAACCACGGGAAAGTTTCCTGTGGTTTTTTATTTTATATAATTTTTCGACAAAATGTTCATTAAAAATTCATAAAATAGTTGAATGTTAGTGCGGATATGCTATAATTACCATTGGCATATGCAAAAGTTATCATATGTATTTAAATTTTTAACACACACCGAAAAATCAACAGTTAACAATAGTTAACGGTTTTTAAGGATATAAAAATAAAAAGGAGAGAAAAATGGGTGCAATTAAAAGTAAATTTTTAAAGTCGCCAATGCTTGAAGCTATTATAATGATTGCCGCTACTATTTTATCTTACTTTGGTATTGGTGTGTTAGCGCTTGTACCTGAAGATGTATTGACAGGGCATATGACAACAGCGTCAATCTTTTTGATACTGCTGGCATTTTTCCTGTTAAGCGTAGCAATAGCAATGATAGCCGTTGTAGCAGGAATCGGCGGCGGGGTAATATTTACTCCGATAATGCTGGCGTTTACAAATGTCGACAGTGTTATAATAAGAGGGACTGGTTTAATAGTCGCTATGTTCTCTGGGCTGATTTCAACTGGGTATTTTTCTTAAAAAGGGAATCGGTAACTATAAACTGTGCCTTGTTCTAACAATAAGCCAGGCAGCAGGAGCTTTAGCCGGAGCAATTTTGGCAATAGGTGCGGCGCAGAGTTTCGGAGTTACAGGCGAAGCTTTGATGCGTATCGTCTTAGGCGTATTGCTGTTAGGCATTGGAATATACCTTTTTATGGGCGGCAAGAAACTGGATTATCCTGTTATTAAAAAGATAGGGCCGGTTACACAGAAGTTTAATCTCGGAGGTCAGTATTTCGAGGAATCTGAAGGAAGAGTGAGAAAGTATGAAGTCACACGTGCTCCTTTAGGTATAATCCTTATTTTCCTTGTTGGCGTAATCGGCGGTTTCTTCGGTATGGGCGGCGGCTGGGCCATTACCCCTGTTTTAAACATGGGCATGGGCATACCGCTTAAAGTTGCTGCTGCAAACTCCGGAATT
The DNA window shown above is from Eubacteriales bacterium and carries:
- a CDS encoding TSUP family transporter codes for the protein MILIFLVGVIGGFFGMGGGWAITPVLNMGMGIPLKVAAANSGIILGVGSCVSVWPYIFTGGIIALFVLPWLSGQVVGGFVGSYILAKAKVSIVRVILIGIMAYTSFGLVTKGLEMMGAIGSIPSIVQVILFVAIIATVLTISVFMNKAGKKEEKENG
- a CDS encoding sulfite exporter TauE/SafE family protein yields the protein MSQAAGALAGAILAIGAAQSFGVTGEALMRIVLGVLLLGIGIYLFMGGKKLDYPVIKKIGPVTQKFNLGGQYFEESEGRVRKYEVTRAPLGIILIFLVGVIGGFFGMGGGWAITPVLNMGMGIPLKVAAANSGIILGVGSCVSVWPYIFTGGIIALFVLPWLSGQVVGGFVGSYILAKAKVSIVRVILIGIMAYTSFGLVTKGLEMMGAIGKIPSIVQVILFVAIIATVLTISVFMNKAGKKEEKENG